From Amaranthus tricolor cultivar Red isolate AtriRed21 chromosome 4, ASM2621246v1, whole genome shotgun sequence:
GTTAGTTACTTCAGAAGCCTTTGAACAAACATTGTGCAAGTTAGGTATTGGTGATCCaaagacctaacttgaggggcaGTGTAggaaagtatatatatttaggaaataatattattatgtaattattttattcttttagtTTCCTAGATTAGTTctcttatttttgtaaaaataggAGCCATTGTTTCTTTGATCAATTAATACAAACCAATTATTAGAAACCCAAACCCTAATCTTTACTTTATTTTCcgcattattattttcttcacaGGGGTCCCAAACTCCCAACTATCTTATACCTATGTTAATGATCCGCATAACAGAATTGATGAATGCACGTCCAACTATCAAGCTTCCTTTGCCCCGCTATTCTTCCCAGATCCCCAACTCCTAAGATTTTTATCCACACCGTTAATTCTCATCTTAATTATTCAACATACAAACGACTTTTTGACTTTTCTTCTTCCATACCTTAACTCCTCAAATTCTAATCAGACTCCAACTTCCAAGTAAAACTATcattcttccttttccttcaGTGTAATCACTTCCTTAGTATCGACTAATTTTCACTTTCCTTTGCTCTCTCATGTCTCATTGATTTATTGTGTTTCAAAATGAATCATAGTAACTACCACCAGTGTTTGggaataacaataacagtaacagtaacagtaacaataacaataacaataacaataataataataataataataattggtaTTTTGCCTTTCATTTGATAATTTCAAagggtttttattttatataatgttGGTTACTTGAATGGaacttgaaatttaaaaaactaGGTATTTGGTGTCTAATAAAACTTTGCAATTAGTTTGTTGAtgctttttatttgaataaattCATGGGTTGACTTCTCTTTTCTTTGGGTAGAAGTTTGTTGTCTTTCAGATTAGCCTTTCAtacatttatttttgtttgaattgcttaatttttccttaattattgGTTTGATTACTCCTATCGTACTAGCCAAATTAAATTCTACATAGTGATCATTAgcgtttattttaattgttgttaTTCCATTAAGAGTTTGTTTGCTAGTTTAGTACTTAcatagtttttttcttttaaaattagtcATCTTTAAGCTATTCACAAGTTATTGTttgatactattttttttttttcatatttgactttttttttttaggattaCAAGGAAGGCTAAGGGAAGGAATCAAACCCAAAACTTTTCCAATAAAAGTAATACTTGCTCTCCAAATGAGACTAGAGCCAATTCCTATTAATGGGTTTTTTGCTTTTAGTTCGCCACTAAAATGCTTTGCATATTAGTCAACTCTAATTTCTTTTTCCCTTGTAATATTCTTCTAAGATTAATTCAAGAACACAAACATTTGCAAGTAGCCTATTCACCTATTTATTGTTATAGTACAGAAATCAGTGACTGGGTGAACCAAAGGACACTATAAAAATTAGTTAAGGGTCTATTCTAATGTTTTCCCCCCGGACCCCTAAAATGTCCAAGATAACCCCGAGTATGTTCATACATTGTTGGCAAAAATATTCTTCTTCACACAAGTTCCAGTTCCTTTTAGTTATATATGGTCTCAGACagcataaaatatttcaaatcgATAAGCCTTGGCAAAGCTACTTGTATGGCGGTAACTATAGACCTTAACAAAACTTAAACTGCAAGGCAACagaactttgatttaaaggaaaCTGATATTACCCGGAAgttgaaaatttaatattaatatatttccaAATAAGCCAATGACAATACATTCGAAAGATAactcaaacaaaacaaataccTCATCACCCAAATTTTGCCTAGGAAAAAGCAAAACAAATCAGAAGTCCAAACAAAAGATATAGCACTTTTACTTAGGGACTTACCGTATGCCTATGCTTCAAGAAACCTATCCTTAGCCATCTTTAAGTCTATTACATTGTTAAATCAAATGAGATGACAAATTTCTAATACTCCTATTTTGCATCGCACCAGTCCTAAGAATGAGGAATATCATCCAGCATTCCAAGTCCCCGGTCTCAGGGACCCATTACTCTTCTCTACAAACTCGTGTTTTCCCACTTAAATAAATCGTTACTCCCACTGAATATAAGCCCTAACACATCTTCTGATTCAAATCTACTCCAAAATAATACCAAATAACACCaaagtataaatatttatagttaaatacACACAACTGAATACACAAATAAATTTCTGTTACCGAAAAATGTGATTAGATTGCAAAAAGAAACTTTCTCTTGTTCTATCTTAAATCACAATAGCAAATGTCAATTTGCAAGGGATGAAAACGCTTCTCTAACCCTTACTACTTACCCCTTGTTCCCAACACAAAATAAAGCGAAAAAAGAAAAGCACTACAAATGcatcaaaggaaaaaaatgaaatttaagcTGACCTTTCCGGCAATATCAGGGGCTGATCCATGCACAGCTTCAGCAAGAGCAATACCTCCTTCGCCAATGTTGCAACTGCATAACATGTATTTGTCAAGTCACATTTCAAGAAAACTTAAATCGACAATACAAAGCACAAAGCGGAAAAAAATATGCCCTCACCTTGGCGTTAAACCCAAGCCACCAATCAAACCAGCACACAAGTCACTGATAATATCACCATAAAGGTTAGGCATGACCAAGACATCAAATAGGGCAGGATTCTTCACAAGCTGTTtaaaaaatacacataattaGTACAATTCAGATCCCATACTTGCGATAAATGAAGCTAACTCGTTGGGAAAGAGAGAGCATGTCCTctataaaaacacaaaaaacgAGGAAGCACAAAGAGCCAAAGACTAGTTAAAGAAACTTTTTCAACAATTGAAATCATAAGTGAGTTGTGAAGTTCCGAAAACTTCGCAACTTTAGCTTCACAAAGAAAAAGACCTCAAAAACACATCCATCCACTTGATCTTGCCCCTTAGTAAGATTTatactacaacaacaacaatgccaaagtccTAACCCCGACACTATGGGGCTTCTTAATCCCTTTTACAACAAAACTATGCGCTCATGTCTGTGTAAAGACATTAAATCAAAAATAGAATCAATCCATTTGAATGCAATCAATTCATCATGAcataaaaatatagttttttttcCGTCCGgcaaaaagaaacaaattttAGTAGAAAACAGCTATACCATCATACAGGCATTGTCAATGACAACTTCTTCATATTTTATCTCGGGGTACTTTTCTGCAACTTCCCTGCAGCACTGAGAGCAGCaaagaaacaaataaatagATAACAACAGCAATACAAGAAAAGGCACAGCAAAGTGCTCATATTTGAAATTCAACTATTGATCACCTTGAGAAAAAGACCATCGGTTTTCTGCATGATGTTTGCTTTGTGAATGGCAGAAACCCTCTCTCTTCCATGAGCTTTTGCATACTGAAAGGCATGCTCAGCAACTCTCAAACTTGCTTGACGTGTAATGATCTTGATGCTTTCAACCACACCTCTAACCACCTATGAGCATCAAAATGGTCAAATGGTTTAACAAATCAACATTACATTGCCCAAAAGCTATTAAAATGAGCTTATCTAGAAAGGCTAAGGGGGTCGATTGTATGCAACTTTAACCTTGTActaacaaagagattgtttccATTTACAAACAAATCCTTGATCACTAAAGGCGTTACAATCAACATTTGACAAAGAATCAAGATAACTTACTTGGTGCTCAAGACCACTGTACTCCCCTTCAGTGTTCTCACGAATGGTAACAAGATCTACATCATCATACCTGGTCTTATATCCAGGAAGACTGAAGCAAGGTCTCACATTAGCATACAAATTGAGTTCCTTCCGCAAGGTAAGGTTAAGTGAGCGATGCCCCTTTCCAATTGGGGTAGCCATAGGGCCTTTAAGTCCCACCTTGTTGCGGCGTACTGATTCCAAACTTTCCCATGTGAGAAAACTTTGGGTTCTAGGATCAACTTCCTTCCCCACAAAGTGTTCCTCCCATTCAATTGGAACTTGAGCTGCTTTAAATATCTGCattcaaacaaaaatacatTTATTTCCATCAGCTACTCCCCAAGCTTAACAAGACTCACATAATGCACAACCTTCATACATACATCAAATTGTTGCGCAATTTTCACAAAGCTGCACTTGCTCATCCACTTACTACCAATTATTATAAACGTCGATTTAGCAAATCAATATCATTGGCTATAGATATTTAATTGGGTTTGCTAAACAAGACATATCCCTAGAAGAAACCACCATTAATATTGGGTTTTAGATATCATAAATTTCATTTTGCTATAATGGAATAGTTTGACAAATGGTTGTTGGTCAATTGAATTGGCTTGTTTGACCGACTTATACCATTGGCTTTTTTAAACTGTTAAGCTGATTAGGCCATTATATAAATGTTTATGGAAAGATTTTTGGAAAAATCAGTTGTTGACAATTGACGAATGGTTAAAGAAAATGGAATTACAAGCCAAAAACCAACTTGACTTAAATCTACGTTTAAAAACATTTACCAAACAATTCTTTTGCCGACTAATAAGCAAGAGCCAAAATCCAACCAAAAAACGGTTCGAGAAGCCATATACCAACCGAGGTCAACAGAAACCAACACCGGTAAGCGTAATATCTAATTGAAATTCTCAAAGTACCCAACACAGGGGAATTCTAGAAATCCAAGTACAATTACAATCCAAAGgtttaattttatcaatttgTCAAAATTTCTCCTAATTATAAGATATCTACAAATCGCAGGAAAAATTACATCCACagatcaaaaacaaaaaataaaatgaactcATTACAAACAACAAAAGAAACAGCGTTTGACCCAGTTCCTCTTTCATTAATTCCGAAATAATAATAGTTGAACTATCAAGAATTATAATCACGttggccaaaaaaaaaaagcaaataatgATTATCACCTGTTTGACGGACTCTGCGATCTCAGGACCAATTCCGTCCCCAGGAAAGAGAGTGGCGGTAATTGGGGTGGTAGTGGAGAGTTGACGGGTGAGATTGGAGGCGGATGTGGTATGGTTTCCAACCAAGCGACGTAAAATTTGGGACGCCATGGATGTgattgaagaagaaaaattgagcCGAGAAAATTGGGAGAATTTGGGTAACGATTTGAGGTATAAAAAAGGGTTAAAATAAGCTTTGAAGTTCTCGAGAGGGCAACAGCCAATGTGTATTTTCTCCTTTTGCTGTTGGACTTTCTAGGGCTCAagcctaaaaattaaaatactctACGATCTATATGAGATAGTTCTACTGTGAAATAAGGCTCATACAAACACTTCGGTTTATAAATAGAACAAAATAGTTTTTTCATACTACATCAACTAAAACACCCTTAAATAAGCTTTTTGTTAACAAACTTATCATTATCAACAATAATGGTTGAGTTAATATAGGAATTTGTTTTTGTAACAAATTAATCATCAATATAACATGTAGAATTTGATCAAcaagttttaattttcaattttttgggTGTGAAACAAGAAGATCATCAACACCAACaacttatatttatttaacATATTAATTGATCGTTTAGTACTATTTAATCATTTACatgttaattataataatctaGACATATGATATGGTTACAGAAGACGTACAAATGATCTTATAATTTAAATGGTAATTGTGATTGATTatgtatattatttgttttataaacttaaagtaatcacttattaCCTTAAACTGATCACTTAACTTTTATAGTGATCACAATCATAATCTTAATGTGATCATGTTGTGATTAAGGGTGTGACTTTGGTCCTTAATTCATGTTTTAAAAAGTTAAGCAAAAAAGAATTTAGAAAGGagtgaaattaaaaaaaggaaatttgGCTTTCAAAGGTAAAAGTTGTTTTGGATCCATAAGCAAAAGCCGAGTCGactttatgttttgttttgtgTCAGTTTACTATTCCctcaactttttttgttttaatgtaCTTACATGTAAGTAATTAGgtcttatatattataaaataagaataatcaCATTGTTTACATACCTAAGTTTCTaaccctctttctctctctagatTGCTTAGATTTTCTCACTTTCTCTAAATCTCTCATTTCTCATTTGGTGACCATACCTCCATTGTAGCTCCATTGGAGTTTCTTTATTGGCAATAAAGACATATTGGTTAGACCGTGGACGTAGCTTAATTACGAGTGAGCTACGTAAATCATTGTGTGTGCTTTGATTATTTCTTTATTGCTTTTACATTGTTGTTCTTGATAATTATTGGTTCTATTTTTGAATCTTAGTGTTTATACCATTCTTGAagcattaatcattgatccttgttagtGGGGgctcaaatttttcatttagtAAGGTTGAAATTCTTGGTGGCTTTTTGTGTTTCTTGTAGTTATTTAGTTTTGGTCAACTGAATATATTACTAATTAGTCTTGTTTCCTATGATTCTCATTCACTCATTTCTAAAGTTTAGTTATTTAAATTTAAGAAtacaaattttgaataaatgtCTTAAAGAGATTTGTTTTGATAGTAATACCTCATGACTATGGGAGTGTTAAGCAATTAATCGTTGATTATTGGTTTTGGATTGTTTGACCAGTTGAAAATGTTGGTTGTTTTTGTCTGCTTTTAGGCTATCTGAAAAAGCTAGCTATTTGTGAATAAATTTGGTAAATTCAAGTATTGTTGGATGTTTTTTAGAGAAAAATTGGGCCAATAAgcaaaaagccaacaaaaaaactaaCTATAGTAGCTTTTTTAGTTTGATTTAAAAGTCAGCTTTTCAATtggcttaaaagccatttactaaacaatttttttggttgtttgaccaactaacagtaaaaagtcaaccaaaaaaccAAGTACCAAAAAAACTCTGTTTTTGTTCGAATATCGAAAAAGTCAAACTATTAACAATTAATACAAAAATGAAAGAAGTACTTGAATAGAAGTGTACATAAATTTCTTCTTAattttgatgtaattttttgttggtggattatttttttaaaagatggATCGTATTtagattttagaaaaaaaaaaaggtcattttttaaaaaatcgcTTAGGGCCTAGAAAATCTGGTTTTAAATGAATAGGCATCAAAATTGACAAATGTGTGatattatgtgttaaattgATGTTTTAAGGGCCTTTTAAGCTACTAATttggaaaaattaatttaaacttgatttgtttgctcTAAAATTTGTCATCtaatactatttagtatttattataattttaaaatgatttaacgtaaaaattaaaaatatgagagcacatactattttattttagtctaaaagtccatataaatttttttaactaattcaAGTTACAGTCGAGTTGGaacatacttttattttttaaattggatCATTTTAAAATGTGGATCAAAATTTCAACGcacaatttattatttttaagacGAATTTATATCAATTTAAGATGAAAAAGATATTCACTACAAATATAAGAAACCGATTTTCGATAAAACGAGCTAAACATAAAAAACTATATTACATAATTTGAACTTGTATTTGTTAAACTATTTTACTATGCGCATTTGACGccgattttttttaaaaaaaattttcatgacGTGAGGAATAATCCTCGAGTCTAATAAACGTAGCCAACTAATCTTCCATAACCCTTCGAGTCCCCTTCGTCTATATGTACGTCCTCCTTCTACACTTCTTCCTTTATTTTATCTCTctatttctctctcctctctctCTGCTGACCTAATTCTCGTCGGAGATCCGCGATTTCTCGGTCATTTACCACCGGCGATCCATCGAAATTCATTCGTATTCGCAAATCTTTCTCAAACTTTCTTGATCTTCCTTCACTCCTTCGATTAAGTCATGAATCCTGAGTAGTAAGTCTCTTTTTTTTCGAatcttttgttttgatttgtaTTTCGCCTTTTTTATTGTCTTAATTTGTAATCGATTGATTTATGAGGTTATCGTGGATTATTGATTAATTTGATTTGTGATCTGTCTGTCGGTTGCTCTGCAATTTGAACTGGTAGATTTATGCGTATTTTGTAGGTTTTTGGAATTCAATTTCCATTATCCGATCGTTTGTTCTAGTCAATGAGAAATTGCGATGTAGTTTATAGTTTAGGTTTCGGAAATATTCGCTCTTAGTGGTCTACAGGTCGTTTGCCTTTAAAATTCTATTCTTTGTAAAAACCGTTAgcggttcaatgatcattggatcTTGATCAATCATCATCTGTCATCAATTTAGAGTTCCTTGCTTGTTTTACTACACTTACGAGATTagtttaaattgtatttgaaaatgcAATTGTAGGAGAATAATGACTATATTGGGATCTTATTTCAATGTAAATATGGAAAATTCATTAATatctaactttttataatttttaataaagcaTAGTTACAAGCACAGTTAGATGTTTAGCATTGAAATAGTGCATCGAGATGAACTTTTTGTTGCAATATGTGTTAACATCAGGCTTCTACTATCCATATGTATTTTTTGGTAATTGCTTTCCTTTGTGGACTTTGGAGCGCCTTTTTCTTTCTCTAATTTGAATGGTGATGCTTCTGTTGATGCAGTGATTACCTTTTCAAGCTTCTGCTTATTGGAGATTCAGGTGTCGGAAAATCATGCCTTCTCCTGAGATTTGCCGTAAGCTTTATAATCCATATGCTGACTAGTGATGCTCATATGATAGCAGTTTTGATTTTGCTACAATATTTCATTAAACCAATGCCATTAACTGATTCATACGGGTTTTGCAAAAGAGGCTTTTGTACAAAATTCTaccatttatatttaaatagaGTGACTGAGTGATCCCTCTCTTTTCTTTGATTAGCTTGATCATTAACTGTCTACAATATTGTACTCTAGTGTTATGCTTTGTCTTTGTATATATAAAGTGTTAAACCTCCTCTCttagatttttttctttttaactgGATTTTAAAGTTTTCCTCTTACACGATTATTAAATAAAGGCTTTGGATAAGCCTGAACAACTAGTTGTTAGGATGTGCTTGATCACTCTCCTTTATGATTCTTATATAGAAAGTGTATGATTAATTGATATGGTTAGTATCATGTGAGGTGGCCATTACGAGTTCACTTGTCATTTATCATGGTTTTTGCTTCTGAGCCATTTGCAGCTACGCATCATAACATGGCTGTTCTTTTGTTGCAGGATGACTCGTATTTGGAGAGTTACATAAGCACTATTGGTGTTGATTTTGTGAGTGTTTTTCTAAATCTTGCATTTAGGCACTGATACTCTTTGTATGAATATTTCAATTCTCattaagttgtttttgttgtagaAAATACGCACTGTGGAGCAAGATGGAAAGACTATCAAACTTCAGATTGTAAGATCCTTTACTTGTCTGTATTTTTGCATATTATTCACATATTGATCATATAAGAAATTATGTGCTGATGCGCTGGTGCGTTTGCATGACTTTTTAAAGCTGTACATAGAGGTCTAGCTATCTTATAAGTATCTTAACATTCGTGCCTTCTATGTAATCCAGTGGGACACTGCTGGACAAGAGCGTTTTAGAACAATCACTAGCAGTTACTACCGTGGAGCACATGGAATCATTGTGAGTGGGCTAAATACAGTAGCTTCTTGCTTTTTCTGCAGTTCTGTGGGTTTTTTTTTACTCCAGTTGATTTGCTTACTTGAGTTTCTGCACGATGTTTTAGGTCGTCTATGATGTAACTGATATGGAAAGTTTCAACAACGTGAAGCAGTGGTTGAATGAAATTGACCGTTATGCTAGTGACAATGTTAACAAACTTTTGGTTGGAAACAAGTGTGATCTTGCTGCCAATAGAGCTGTACCATATGAAACTGCCAAGGTTATTTGATCAACTAATGTGTTGTGACTTAATTCATTTTGATTGATCAGTTTTTGTTATAAGAATGCTAACTTTTTTTTTGTGGCCTATGGTCTTCTTCAGGCTTTTGCTGATGAAATTGGCATACCTTTTATGGAGACCAGTGCAAAAGATGCTACTAATGTAGAACAAGCTTTCATGGCTATGACTGGCTCAATCAAAAACAGGTAATATATATTGCCATGAATCAACCCTCATTATTGTAGACAAACTGATGCCAACGTCACTATGTTACTAGCTTAGCTTCTTCTCATCTTGGCAACCTCgagtgatttttttattttatttttttttttaatttttaaattgtggccttttttgtattttgtgcATGGAGTTGATGCTCAATGTATGTATCAATAGAAAAGTTCAAAAAGTAAATTCGGAAAATTTATCAATAAAGTAGATCAATAtcattagttttttttacaTAGTTTTCTTCTTAAATGATAGCAGCGCTATTTGATTTAAGGACTAAGAACTAGGATAACTTACTCTTTGGAATGTTGCTTTCAATTTTCAGTTACTGTTTTTTAACTCTTATCAATCCAATATATTTTCTGAAAGTATCCGCTTGTCTTTTTTCATAATGTTCTGTTTGAATTATTCATGAATTTCATGTGCGTTGTGACGGCAGGATGGCTAGCCAGCCAATGAGCAATGCCAGGCCTCCAACTGTTCAGATTCGAGGACAACCAGTTGCACAGACAAGTGGGTGCTGCTCTTCTTAGAAACATTCATACTCGCTCGCTGCCACACTGTGGCGTGTAAGAAATCTGATTTTGCTgcaatattatttgaaattcaaCATTCATTAATACGGTATCATCTTGGTCCTGTGTTTCTAGTTTGCAATTTGTTAATTTGGAAGCTTCTGATTCTTTTTCTCAAGTAGATTTGTAAAAATTGGTGAATGATGCCGACAAATTTAGCATGGATTTATTGTATTGCCTttcttgttaattatttgcCCAATTATACGACTTTCTGTTGTTCAATTTAAAGCCTAATTGTGCATCATGaaaatgcacatgattttaTTCCAATGCACATTATGTGGTCAAACGTGTGATTCTTAATAATAGAAATGGTTAAATAGCCCTTGCGCCGAAGTCACGCCAAAGCATTGGCCATATCCCAAAAATTATTTAGCCTCGTTTTCAAGATTGTTTGGGATATTATGCGTCAACGGCTCACGAACAATTGAAAACGTGAACAGTTTTAGAATATGTTCCCTCTTGATTTGCAACATTACGAAAATCA
This genomic window contains:
- the LOC130810512 gene encoding isocitrate dehydrogenase [NAD] catalytic subunit 5, mitochondrial, which translates into the protein MASQILRRLVGNHTTSASNLTRQLSTTTPITATLFPGDGIGPEIAESVKQIFKAAQVPIEWEEHFVGKEVDPRTQSFLTWESLESVRRNKVGLKGPMATPIGKGHRSLNLTLRKELNLYANVRPCFSLPGYKTRYDDVDLVTIRENTEGEYSGLEHQVVRGVVESIKIITRQASLRVAEHAFQYAKAHGRERVSAIHKANIMQKTDGLFLKCCREVAEKYPEIKYEEVVIDNACMMLVKNPALFDVLVMPNLYGDIISDLCAGLIGGLGLTPSCNIGEGGIALAEAVHGSAPDIAGKNMANPTALLLSAVSMLRHLELNDKADQIQNAVLNTISEGKYRTVDLGGKASTSDFTQAICDHL
- the LOC130811026 gene encoding ras-related protein RABD2a, translated to MNPEYDYLFKLLLIGDSGVGKSCLLLRFADDSYLESYISTIGVDFKIRTVEQDGKTIKLQIWDTAGQERFRTITSSYYRGAHGIIVVYDVTDMESFNNVKQWLNEIDRYASDNVNKLLVGNKCDLAANRAVPYETAKAFADEIGIPFMETSAKDATNVEQAFMAMTGSIKNRMASQPMSNARPPTVQIRGQPVAQTSGCCSS